In the Quercus lobata isolate SW786 chromosome 5, ValleyOak3.0 Primary Assembly, whole genome shotgun sequence genome, one interval contains:
- the LOC115989514 gene encoding LOW QUALITY PROTEIN: uncharacterized protein LOC115989514 (The sequence of the model RefSeq protein was modified relative to this genomic sequence to represent the inferred CDS: substituted 1 base at 1 genomic stop codon) — protein sequence MTSNSCCLLLNFPVQVRSLTNYTSNNKNFPFLRLTNPSSLRLQPPPISAPQSKATSAAMEADQSTTTNTSTSTSSSGSCPPMNLLFVEMGVGYDQHGQDITAAAMRACRDAISSNSIPAFRRGSIPGVTFDQMKLQIKLGVPHSLQQSLDIERWENCEIXSCGWWTYMLKWCSCGRNGRQE from the exons ATGACTTCCAACTCCTGCTGCTTACTCCTAAATTTCCCAGTTCAAGTTCGTTCGCTCACTAATTACACTTCCAATAATAAGAATTTCCCATTTCTACGTCTCACAAACCCATCCTCTCTCCGACTCCAACCTCCTCCAATTTCAGCTCCTCAATCCAAAGCCACATCGGCAGCCATGGAAGCCGACCAAAgtaccaccaccaacaccagcACAAGCACAAGCAGCAGCGGCTCTTGCCCACCCATGAATCTCTTGTTCGTGGAAATGGGTGTGGGCTACGATCAACATGG GCAAGACATTACGGCTGCGGCTATGCGGGCATGCAGGGATGCCATCTCTTCCAACTCGATTCCGGCTTTTCGAAGAG GGTCCATTCCAGGTGTTACATTCGATCAGATGAAACTACAGATTAAGCTGGGAGTCCCTCATTCTCTCCAGCAATCCTTGGATATTGAGAGG TgggaaaattgtgaaatttgaaGTTGTGGATGGTGGACTTATATGCTCAAGTGGTGTTCATGTGGAAGAAATGGGCGACAAGAATGA
- the LOC115989513 gene encoding protein trichome birefringence-like 38, translating into MGFRFQALISCFLQVLLLLLSLEQARAGQFYNVTRLTRGRKQASDCNLFKGKWVIDPSYPLYDSSCPYIDPEFNCQKYGRPDKQYLKYAWKPDSCDLPRFDGMGFLRRWRGKKIMFVGDSLSLNMFESLSCMIYASVPSAKYNSVMSKESVTFPEYGVSLLLHRTPYLVDIVKEDVGRVLNLDSIQGGNSWKGMDMLIFNSWHWWTHTGDSQPWDYIRDGSNLYKDMDRLTAFNKGLNTWASWVDQNVDPTQTKVFFQGISPTHYQGQEWNQPKNTCSGEVEPLSGSTYPAGPPPATAVVNNVLSKIKKPVYLLDITTLSQLRKDAHPSAYSGEHPGNDCSHWCLPGLPDTWNQLLYTALSLQTLQRGNRGNKKLVANIYCSIHYVTVIILVAHFFHMNTT; encoded by the exons ATGGGATTTCGTTTCCAGGCCTTAATCTCTTGCTTTCTTCAGGTTCTGCTCTTGTTGTTGTCTCTGGAGCAAGCAAGAGCTGGACAGTTCTACAATGTGACCAGGTTAACAAGAGGTAGGAAGCAAGCGAGTGATTGCAATTTGTTCAAAGGCAAATGGGTTATTGATCCTTCATATCCTCTCTATGATTCAAGCTGTCCATACATAGACCCTGAGTTTAATTGCCAAAAGTATGGTAGACCTGATAAGCAGTACCTTAAGTATGCTTGGAAACCTGATTCCTGTGACTTGCCCAG GTTTGATGGGATGGGATTTCTGAGGAGGTGGAGAGGAAAGAAGATAATGTTTGTGGGTGACTCACTGAGTCTGAACATGTTTGAATCATTGTCATGTATGATTTACGCGTCAGTGCCCAGTGCCAAATACAACTCTGTGATGAGTAAAGAGTCCGTGACCTTTCCG GAGTATGGGGTTAGTTTGCTTCTACATAGAACGCCATACCTTGTGGATATAGTGAAAGAAGACGTGGGCCGCGTGCTAAACCTAGACTCAATCCAGGGTGGAAATTCATGGAAAGGGATGGACATGCTGATCTTCAACTCGTGGCATTGGTGGACCCACACAGGAGACTCTCAGCC GTGGGATTATATCCGAGATGGGAGTAATTTGTACAAAGATATGGACCGTCTAACAGCATTTAATAAGGGGCTCAACACATGGGCTAGCTGGGTTGATCAAAATGTTGATCCTACTCAAACCAAGGTCTTCTTTCAGGGGATTTCTCCCACCCATTATCA GGGCCAGGAGTGGAATCAACCCAAAAATACTTGTTCTGGAGAAGTTGAACCTCTATCCGGGTCAACCTATCCAGCAGGTCCACCGCCAGCTACTGCTGTGGTGAACAATGTGTTAAGTAAGATTAAGAAACCTGTTTATTTGCTTGACATAACAACTCTCTCACAATTGAGAAAAGATGCGCACCCCTCAGCTTATAGCGGTGAGCATCCAGGCAATGACTGTAGCCACTGGTGCCTTCCTGGATTGCCTGATACCTGGAACCAGCTCCTATACACAGCTCTCAGC CTTCAAACACTTCAAAGAGGGAACAGAGGAAACAAGAAACTAGTAGCCAACATATACTGCAGCATTCACTATGTAACAGTCATCATTCTTGTCGCCCATTTCTTCCACATGAACACCACTTGA